Genomic window (Hydrogenimonas cancrithermarum):
TTCGATACCGGCGACGAAATCGAGGTTGGCGTCACTGTAACGTTCGGTGAGGTGATCCATCAGAAGATTGAACGCTTTGGCATCGTTCAAAAGGGTCGTTATATCTTTAAAAAGAATGCCGGGCTTCGGAAAGTCAGGTATGTCCCTGATCGAATCAAGGAGGAGTTTTTTCTCTTCAGGCGTTAGTGTTTTCATAGGTCTCTCTCTTAAATAAGTGCTTCGATCCGCGATTCGAGTTCTTTGATGCGGTTTCTGAGTTTTTCGTTCTCTATGCGGTACTGGCCGTTTCGCTGCTTGACTGTCTTGATTTCGCGCCGCAGCTTGTTCATCTGCTCATTGAGAATATCGATATTTCCAAGCGCTCTTTGGAGCTGGATCTGGTATTTTCTTATTAAAACTTCCGCCTCTTTGAGCGTCAGTTTCATTACGTCGTTGTTGCGTTGTTCTTTGATCGTGAGATTCTGAAAATAGAACATCTTCACCAGTACGAAGATCACCAGCAGAAGCGAGAAGGTGACCAGTGACCACTCGAAAAACATCAGTGGCTCTTTTGAAGTGCCATGATCTTTTCAACGCGGCCGGCATGACGGCCGCCTTCGAATTCCGTGGCCGTAAAAGCGTCGATCATCGATTCGATGACGCCGGGGCCGGAAACACGCTCTCCGAAACAGAGGATGTTGGCATCGTTGTGTGCCCGTGCCATCTGCGCAGTGTAGTAGTCATGGCAGTGGGCGGCCCGTATCCCGTCGACCTTGTTGGCCGCGATACTCATACCGATGCCGGTGCCGCAGATGAGAATCCCATGGGTGCCGGCATCTTCAACGACGGCGCGCGCCACCTTTTCGGCGTAATCGGGGTAATCGACGCGTGCGTCGCTCTCCGGCCCCAGATCCACCACTTCGTGGCCGCGTTCTTTGAGCATTTCGACAACGAGGCCTTTGACTGCGAATCCCGCATGATCGCTACCGATATAATACTTCATTTCGCTTCCTTCTCTTCATTTTTTTCGGTGATTATACAATTATGTGAGTAAAAGGTCGATGAGCCAGCGTGCCGGCATGAAAAACCATTCCGAAAGGGGTGTGGCGATGACGACAATCAGTAAAATCATGCCGACCGGTTCGATTCTGTTCAACAAGTCGACAACGGGCTGCCATCGAAACTGCATCGCGATATAACGGAGTGCCTGCGAGCCGTCCAGAGGCGGAAAGGGCCACAGGTTGAAAACTCCGAGCACGACGTTGTAGACGATGGAGTACATCAAAAAGAGACCGACGAACGCTTCGAAGAGCGAATGCGGCCGATCGAACATCGGGAAGATCATCGACGCGACGACCGCCAGGATGAAGTTGTAGGTCACGCCCGCGAGCGCCACGGCGACCGCCGCTTTGTAACCGCCGTTATAGATGACGGTACGGATGTTGACGGGAACCGGTTTCGCCCATCCGAACAGAAAAGGGGCGCCGCTGATATAAAGGAGGGCAGGAACCAGGATGGTTCCGACAGGATCGATGTGGACGATCGGGTTGATGCTCAAACGCCCTGCCGCTTTGGCCGTGGTGTCACCGTATCGGTAGGCGACATAGCCGTGCATGATCTCATGGCCGATGATGGCGACCATCAGGGAGAGGACGATGGAAACGATTTTGACGATATCGAGTTCACTCCACATATCGGGGTTCTTCTCTCTCCAACGTTTCGACGTTTCGTCCGATGCGGTCCCATCGAATCAGATAGTTTTCATCCCAACTGAAGTAGATGAACCAAGGCTGTCCGACGACCAAGCGGTAGGGGACGGTTCCCCAGAAGCGGCTGTCGTTGGAGTGGTCGCGGTTGTCACCCATCATGAACCAATGGTTCTCTTCGACCTTGACGGGTCCGAATTCGAAGATCTGCATGGGCTGATAACCATCCATTACGACATTCGGGTCGTTGTGGATACCGGGAAACTGGTCGCGATAGGGATTTCTGACAAAAAGCATGCCGTCGATCTCGGTGATCTTCTCCTGCGGATAGTTGGCAACGATGTAGTCGTTGCCTTCGTGCGGATGGAGATAGAGCTCTTTGTTGTGAAGAAAGAGGATGTCCCCTCCGACGGCGACACACCGTTTGACATAGTGGATCTTTTCGTTTCTGGGGTAGCGGAAAATGACGATGTCTCCCCGTTTCGGGCCATCCGCCTCTATGATATGGCCATCCCCGTCACTGTCGAACCAGACCGGGACTTCCAGCCACGGAATATGGGGTACCGGAACGCCGTAGGCGAATTTTTTGACAAAGAGGTGGTCACCGATCAGCAGCGTATTCTTCATCGAGCCGCTGGGTATGACGAAAGCCTGGGCGACGAAGAATATCACCATCAAAACGATGATGACGGTACCCGTCCATGTGTTGGAAAAGTGATAGAGGCGAACCAGCCAGTGAGGCTTTTTCCTGGGCTGTCGTGTTTCGTTGCGTGTCGTTTCAGGCTGGCTCATGCTCTCTCTTTTGCGGCTTTGAGGGTATTTTTGAGCAGCATCGCTATCGTCATCGGTCCGACGCCGCCGGGTACGGGGGTGATGTAACTGCATTTCGGTGCAACGGTTTCGTAGTCCACGTCACCCACCAGCGTACCGTCTTCGAGGCGGTTGATGCCGATGTCGATGACGATGGCACCCTCTTTGACCATCTCTTCGGTGATGAGGCCCGCTTTGCCCACACCGACGACGAGAATGTCGGCACGCTTCGTGTGCTCGGCCAGATCTTTGGTATAGATGTGGCAGATGTCGACCGTGGCGAAGGCATTGAGCAGCAGGGCTGCCATCGGTTTGCCAACGATGTTGCTGGCACCGACGACACAGGCGTCTTTGCCTTTGGGGTCGATGTTGTAGGCTTTCAGCATCTCCATGACACCAAGCGGCGTGCAGGGGACGAAACCGTCCAGACCTGTCATCAGACGTCCGAAGTTGTAGGCGTGGAAACCGTCGACATCTTTTTTCGGATCGATCAGTTCGAGAATTTTGGTCGTGTCGATGTGGGATGGGAGGGGAAGCTGGACAAGAATTCCATCGATGTTTGGGTTTTTATTCATCATCAGGATCGTCTCTTCGATCTCGCTTTGGCTGATGCTCGCGGGCATTTCATGGGTGATGGAGTAGATACCGGCCTCTTTGCACGCTTTGGCCTTCATCTTGACGTAGGCATGGCTAGCCGGGTCGTCACCGACCAGGACGACTGCGAGCCCGGGCGTGATGTCTCGGGAAGTTTTGAGCTCTTCGACCTCTGTGGCGATCTGATCGCGGATCTCTTTGGCCAGTTTTTTGCCGTCGATTATCTGCATCGCGGTTCCTTATGGGATTTTGGATAAAATACTATCCAATAATTGATTAAAAGGCGGTTAGTGAAGCGTTTGGGCCTTCTGGTTACAGCATCTTTAATGTGGGGGGAGGATTCTTTCATCACCCAGTACGAGTATGGCCAGATGCTCTACAACACTCCCAGAGGCATCGGGTGTGTCCATTGTCATGGGGCACATGGAGAGGGTGCGAAGATCGCCACCTACAAAGAGGATGGAAAGAGGGTTGAACTTCGTGGGCCGGATATACGAAAAGTCTCGATCGGCACCCTCAAAAAGAGCCTTGTCAAACGACATCGTATAATGCCGACCTATTTTCTTACTGATTCGGAGATCGAAGCGCTCTACTATTACCTCCATACACCACAGGAGTCCGAATGATTTTCGAAAACCTCGATTTTTTAAACCGTCTCGTCGAAAAGAACGATCTCGACGCGATCGAAGCGCTTCGCAAAGACCGTCCACAAAGTGTCCGTTACGACGCTCCTTTTGTCCGAAGTGCTCTGATGCTTTCTGCCCACCGCCTCAGGCATCTAAACAAACTGGACGATCTGGAAGCCGATATCGTCGTTTTAAATCTCGAAGATGGCGTCGCTCCCGCACTCAAACCGCTGGCACTTCGTTTGACGGGTCTTTTTCTCGCTGAAGCGAAGTCGATTCGATCGAAAACCGTTGTGCGGATAAATCCGCTGAACGGAGGTGGAAGGGAGGAGATCGCCTATCTCAACACGGTACTGCCCGACGCGATCCGTGTGCCGAAAATCGAAACAGCGGACGATGTCGAGGAAGCGCTCGGCCTGATCGATGAAAGAATAAAAGTCCACCTCTCCATCGAGACGAAAGAGGGATGGGCGAATCTTTCGCAATTGCGTGTAGATAAGCGAGTCGAAGCCTATTATCTTGGAGTTCTCGATCTTCTCGCCTCGATGCGTCTTCCTCAGCGTATCGTGCATCTGCACAACCCGACAATGCATGCGATTATGACGCGGTTTTTGTTGGAGAGTTCCGTCGCGGGGGTACTGCCGGTTTCGTTTGTCTTTCAGGAGTATCAGGATACCGAAGCGTTCGAAAACTGGTGTCTGCTCGAGAATAAAATGGGATACCACGCCAAAGGGTGTGTTTCACCGGCGCAGGTGGAAATCGCGAACCGTGTTTTCATACCTTCGGAAGAGGAGATCGCCTGGGCGAGACGTGTCGTCGAGTTGTTCGAATCGAATCCGAACAGCAGCGGCTTCACCGACGATGAACTCGGTTTTGTCGATGAGCCGATCTACAAAAATGCCAAAAATCTGCTTGAATTGGCGGCTCGTATGGGTTGAATGTCGTCATGGCAATTGTCTGACGTGGCTCGAACGCCCTATGAAGACGATGATGGTGAGCCGATGGAAGCGTATAGAGCCTATTGAACACTATGCACTACCCACTATCAATAAATGCTGTAATGGATGTAAAAACGTATCTTCGTCTTCTCTTTGGGGAGCGGGTAATCTTTGTAGGCGGTTTTGATCGTGTCGATCGAGTTTTGGTCGAGCTGTTCGAATCCCGTCGGTTTGATGATTTTCAGATCGGTGATGTCGCCGTTTGGAAGGAGATAAAACTCGACGACATTGGTCCCCTGCTGCCCCATCTGGCCTGCGAATGGGGGATAGCCGCGAAGCGTAAGGTAGTGCTGTGTGATCCCCTGGATTCTTGAAAGATTGTTTTTGATGAACTTCTTCTGATCGGGTGTAAAATGGTCGAACTCATCCTTGTAGAGGGCATAGAAAGCTTTGTCCGAAAAGGTGTTGTTGATCTGTTCGATTGTCGGTGCCTGAGGCTGGGAAGGTGTTTCCATCGCGGGGGTGCCGAGGGCACCAGCCAGTTCGGAAAGCGGTGAACTGTTTTCACTTTTTTCGGGCTTTACGGGTTTTTCCGGCAAAGGCTTTGACATCGGTTTGTCGATAGCTCTTTTTACATGCTTACGTTTCGTAGGCGAAACGGTTTTTTTCGGTTTCGGTGCCGGTTTGGTTTTTTTGGGTTTGGAAAGAGGTTTGGGTTCCGGCTTTGCGGGTTTCGGTTTTTTGGGTTTCTGCTTGGTAACCGGCTTCACGGGTTTCGGTGCAGGAGGAGACTTTTTCGATATCGGCGGTGAAGGGATGACGAAGTCCTTGAGTGCGAGTTGCACACGTTTCGCTCCTGAAGATGTGAGCTCTTTTTCGCTCCGATGTACAAGGAGCCAGAGAGTCGTTAGAATGACGATATGAATGAGTAGCGACAAAAGTAGCGATAGGAGTTTGCGTCGGTTCATTCGGGGCCTGTTTTACTTTAAACTGATTTTTACGGAGCTATTATACTTTATTAACCGCGTTTTGCCTATAATCATAAAAATTTTATTACGAAGGTATCAGCCGTGAAACATACAAAGAGTATCGAAGCTTATGAATCAGCGAAAAAGGTGATTCCCGGGGGTGTCGACTCACCGGTCCGGGCGTTTGGAAGCGTGGGCGGGACGCCGCCGTTCATCGAGAGAGGCGAAGGGGGATATCTCGTCGATATCGATGGGAACCGTTACGTGGATTATGTGCAGAGTTGGGGGCCGCTGATTTTTGGCCATTGCGATCCTACCGTCGAAGCGGCGGTGATCGAGACAGCACGCAAAGGGCTCAGTTTCGGTGCACCGACGCTGCTCGAAACCGAGCTTGCCGAAGAGATTGTTTCACTTTTTCCTGCCATCGACAAAGTGCGTTTCGTCAACAGTGGGACCGAGGCGGTCATGAGTGCGATTCGCCTTGCGCGCGGCTTTACGGAGCGAGACGATATCGTGAAGTTCAAGGGGTGCTACCACGGGCACAGCGACTCTTTGCTCGTTCAAGCCGGCAGCGGTGCCGCGACATTCGGTTCCCCCAACTCTCCGGGTGTGCCGGCCGATTTCGCCAAACATACACTGTTAGCCGTTTACAACGATATCGAAAGTGTCAAAGCCTGTTTCGAAGCGAGCAGCGATATCGCCTGTGTCGTGATCGAGCCGATTGCCGGAAACATGGGGCTCGTTCCGGCGGACGAGACCTTTTTGGGCGAATTGCGCGAACTCTGCGATGCGCACGGGGCGCTGCTTATCTTCGACGAGGTCATGAGCGGCTTCAGGGCATCGTTGACGGGGGCGCAGGGGCTGACCGATGTCAAACCCGATCTCGTGACACTCGGCAAAGTGATCGGCGGCGGTATGCCGGTGGGAGCGTTCGGAGGACGCGCAGACATTATGGCGAAACTGAGCCCGGAGGGGCCGGTCTATCAGGCAGGTACACTCAGCGGCAACCCCGTCGCGATGGCAGCGGGACTGGCGCAGGTTCGTCAGCTCAAAGCCGACGTGGCACTCTACGAGATTCTGCAGATGCGTGCCGAACGGCTTGTCAAAGGCCTCAAGGCTGCAGCCGATGCACACGATATTCCGCTTCAGGTCGATGTACGTGGCAGCATGTTCGGCTTTTTCTTCAACGACAAGCCGGTCAAAAATTTCGACGATGCACAAAAAAGCGATACCGACCGTTTTGCCAGGTTTCACCAGGCCATGCTCGACCGCGGTTTCTACTTTGCCTGCAGTCAGTTCGAAACAGGCTTCATCTGCACCAAAACGACCGAAGTGATGATCGACGAGACGATTCGCAATGCCCATGAAGTTTTCGGGGCACTCTGATGCCTGAAGAAAAGAAAGGGGATCAGCATACCCCCAAAGCCAAAAAGATCATCGAAGGAGCCAATGAGCTTTCGCTTGGCATCTCGATGGTTGTGGCCGTCTTGATCGGGATAGGCCTTGGCATTGGCATGAAGAAGCTCTTCGGGTACGAGTGGCTCTTCTGGCTCGGTGTCTTTTGGGGTGTTGCGGCTGCCGGGCTCAACATCTATAAAGCCTACAAAAAACAGATGAAATCGCTTGAAGAACTGAAGAACGACCCACGGTACAAAAACTACCGGCAACAGGATGAAGACGAGGATGATTAGAATCGTTTCGGTACTCCTGATGCTGGCAGTGGTTGGGGGTGCCCTCACAGAATGGCTCGAAGGAGGGGGAGCGCTTCTCAATTTCGAGGCGGGTTTCTGGAGTGCTTCTTTGGTCCTAGCCGCTTCGACTTTCGGATATTGGCAGATGGTGGCCGACAGCGGTGTGTCGGTACCGCATCACGATCTCCCCGATATCGTCGAACAGATCGATGACCGTTACGGCTTGTGGGAAGAGGAGCCAGATAGGGTGCCTCATGATGTCAAAACGCTGATGCAGGAGGAGAAGGCGCGTTTGAAACGGAGCCGCCGTTCGTTCAGGGAGTTTCTAAAGACGACGAAACCGGCCCTTTCTCTCTACCGTCTCGCAGCCTATGCGGTGCTTGCTGCAGGCGTCGTTTCACTTATCTCCAACGAGCTGTTTCAACCCCTTTTCTATCTGCTGGGTGCAGCGCTTGCTCCATTTGCCACGGCCGTACTTCTGTGGGCCGATCGTCGTTGACGACCGCGTTCGTTCACTCCATGATCAATGGCGCTTCCAGCGTCAGTAGGTTTGCCTTTCGGGTCAGATAGCCGTTGAGCTGATTGGCGAGTTTCTTCAAAACATGGATCGAGCAGGAAGGATCGAGGTCACCTTTGGACGAAAGCTGAAATATCGGATAACGCCTTCCTTCGAATTTCAGTGTCTCTCCGGTTTTGAGCGAGAGTTTGATTTCGATCGCTTCCGTATCGTTGAAGCAGCTGAACATTTCGGTCAAGAGCTTGACGAAAATTTCCGGGTCGATCCTTATATCGGGCAGTGTCGGGTCCAATGTTGTCGTAAAACCGTTTTGGCGGCTGATGGAGCTCGTGCTGACGGCGAGATCGATCAGTGTGTAGATATTATGGGCGCTGAGTTGCTTCAGGTGGGGTTCGTGAATACGTTCAGGGGGCTTTTGATAGAGGCGTATCGCGATGGAATCGTTGTCTTCATATCCGACCATGATACTGAAGAACTCATACTTTCCATACTCCAGGTCCATCATGGTGGTTTTGAAGCCGTATGACTGGTTGGCATAGGTGACGGCGAGTTCGAATATTTCGTGCGGCGTCACGTCGGCGAGAAGAAACTGCGCTTCTTGGTTGAGCGTTATGACTTTGCCTGTGGAGTCGAAGAGAATCCAGGGATTGTAGTCGTATTCGAGCCATTTTTCATAAAAGTCCATCCACTACCCTTTTTGTAGGTAAAAAGTGACGAGAAACGAGTAGTGAGCAGTTTCGGATGGTCGCTCCGCTCCTTATCATTTTGAGGTAAAACGGTAAAGGTGCAGATAAGGGTTTCGACCCTTTCCCTCTCAATACTCAGTACTCAATCCCCAAAAGCGCCCGGAGGGCGCGAACTACTTACTCTACCCACTCACTCCTCGATATAATTCTTCAGTTTTCGGCCGACTTTTGGATGTTTCAGTTTTTTGATCGCACTGCTTTCAATCTGACGGACGCGCTCGCGGGTGACGTTGAGGGCTTTGCCGATCTCCTCGAGGGTTCGATCGCTTTCGTCATCCATCAGGCCGAAACGCATACAGATGACAGCTTTTTCGCGTTCGTTGAGCTGGTCGAGCACATCGTCGATCTGCTCTTTGAGGTCCTCTTTCATAACCGATTCGACCGGACTCGCTGAGCTCTTGTCTTCGATGAAGTCGCCGAAGCGTCCATCTTCTTCGCTTCCGACAGGCGCTTCGAGGCTGACCGGTTCCTTGGTGATCTTTATGACGTTCTTGACTTTGTCGACACTAAGTCCAA
Coding sequences:
- the lepB gene encoding signal peptidase I, producing MSQPETTRNETRQPRKKPHWLVRLYHFSNTWTGTVIIVLMVIFFVAQAFVIPSGSMKNTLLIGDHLFVKKFAYGVPVPHIPWLEVPVWFDSDGDGHIIEADGPKRGDIVIFRYPRNEKIHYVKRCVAVGGDILFLHNKELYLHPHEGNDYIVANYPQEKITEIDGMLFVRNPYRDQFPGIHNDPNVVMDGYQPMQIFEFGPVKVEENHWFMMGDNRDHSNDSRFWGTVPYRLVVGQPWFIYFSWDENYLIRWDRIGRNVETLEREEPRYVE
- a CDS encoding HpcH/HpaI aldolase/citrate lyase family protein, with translation MIFENLDFLNRLVEKNDLDAIEALRKDRPQSVRYDAPFVRSALMLSAHRLRHLNKLDDLEADIVVLNLEDGVAPALKPLALRLTGLFLAEAKSIRSKTVVRINPLNGGGREEIAYLNTVLPDAIRVPKIETADDVEEALGLIDERIKVHLSIETKEGWANLSQLRVDKRVEAYYLGVLDLLASMRLPQRIVHLHNPTMHAIMTRFLLESSVAGVLPVSFVFQEYQDTEAFENWCLLENKMGYHAKGCVSPAQVEIANRVFIPSEEEIAWARRVVELFESNPNSSGFTDDELGFVDEPIYKNAKNLLELAARMG
- the folD gene encoding bifunctional methylenetetrahydrofolate dehydrogenase/methenyltetrahydrofolate cyclohydrolase FolD, with the translated sequence MQIIDGKKLAKEIRDQIATEVEELKTSRDITPGLAVVLVGDDPASHAYVKMKAKACKEAGIYSITHEMPASISQSEIEETILMMNKNPNIDGILVQLPLPSHIDTTKILELIDPKKDVDGFHAYNFGRLMTGLDGFVPCTPLGVMEMLKAYNIDPKGKDACVVGASNIVGKPMAALLLNAFATVDICHIYTKDLAEHTKRADILVVGVGKAGLITEEMVKEGAIVIDIGINRLEDGTLVGDVDYETVAPKCSYITPVPGGVGPMTIAMLLKNTLKAAKERA
- a CDS encoding energy transducer TonB, with the protein product MNRRKLLSLLLSLLIHIVILTTLWLLVHRSEKELTSSGAKRVQLALKDFVIPSPPISKKSPPAPKPVKPVTKQKPKKPKPAKPEPKPLSKPKKTKPAPKPKKTVSPTKRKHVKRAIDKPMSKPLPEKPVKPEKSENSSPLSELAGALGTPAMETPSQPQAPTIEQINNTFSDKAFYALYKDEFDHFTPDQKKFIKNNLSRIQGITQHYLTLRGYPPFAGQMGQQGTNVVEFYLLPNGDITDLKIIKPTGFEQLDQNSIDTIKTAYKDYPLPKEKTKIRFYIHYSIY
- the rpiB gene encoding ribose 5-phosphate isomerase B → MKYYIGSDHAGFAVKGLVVEMLKERGHEVVDLGPESDARVDYPDYAEKVARAVVEDAGTHGILICGTGIGMSIAANKVDGIRAAHCHDYYTAQMARAHNDANILCFGERVSGPGVIESMIDAFTATEFEGGRHAGRVEKIMALQKSH
- a CDS encoding c-type cytochrome, which encodes MKRLGLLVTASLMWGEDSFITQYEYGQMLYNTPRGIGCVHCHGAHGEGAKIATYKEDGKRVELRGPDIRKVSIGTLKKSLVKRHRIMPTYFLTDSEIEALYYYLHTPQESE
- the hemL gene encoding glutamate-1-semialdehyde 2,1-aminomutase, with the protein product MKHTKSIEAYESAKKVIPGGVDSPVRAFGSVGGTPPFIERGEGGYLVDIDGNRYVDYVQSWGPLIFGHCDPTVEAAVIETARKGLSFGAPTLLETELAEEIVSLFPAIDKVRFVNSGTEAVMSAIRLARGFTERDDIVKFKGCYHGHSDSLLVQAGSGAATFGSPNSPGVPADFAKHTLLAVYNDIESVKACFEASSDIACVVIEPIAGNMGLVPADETFLGELRELCDAHGALLIFDEVMSGFRASLTGAQGLTDVKPDLVTLGKVIGGGMPVGAFGGRADIMAKLSPEGPVYQAGTLSGNPVAMAAGLAQVRQLKADVALYEILQMRAERLVKGLKAAADAHDIPLQVDVRGSMFGFFFNDKPVKNFDDAQKSDTDRFARFHQAMLDRGFYFACSQFETGFICTKTTEVMIDETIRNAHEVFGAL
- a CDS encoding site-2 protease family protein, whose amino-acid sequence is MWSELDIVKIVSIVLSLMVAIIGHEIMHGYVAYRYGDTTAKAAGRLSINPIVHIDPVGTILVPALLYISGAPFLFGWAKPVPVNIRTVIYNGGYKAAVAVALAGVTYNFILAVVASMIFPMFDRPHSLFEAFVGLFLMYSIVYNVVLGVFNLWPFPPLDGSQALRYIAMQFRWQPVVDLLNRIEPVGMILLIVVIATPLSEWFFMPARWLIDLLLT
- a CDS encoding AtpZ/AtpI family protein, which gives rise to MPEEKKGDQHTPKAKKIIEGANELSLGISMVVAVLIGIGLGIGMKKLFGYEWLFWLGVFWGVAAAGLNIYKAYKKQMKSLEELKNDPRYKNYRQQDEDEDD